A stretch of Rhinopithecus roxellana isolate Shanxi Qingling chromosome 12, ASM756505v1, whole genome shotgun sequence DNA encodes these proteins:
- the ACTL8 gene encoding actin-like protein 8 — translation MAARTVIIDHGSGFLKAGTAGWNEPQMVFPNIVNYLPCKENPGPSYARRRVSLGIDICHPDTFSYPIERGRILNWEGVQYLWSFVLENHKREHEVPPVIITETPLREPADRKKMLEILFELLHVPSVLLADQLQMSLYASGLLTGVVVDSGYGLTRVQPFHQGRPLPASGKTLEFAGQDLSSYLLKSLFKEDCDRRSLFQLETVAITQMNKCYVPQNLGEALDFRERQKSGLDESNTYQLPDGSRVELTPMQRVAPEMFFSPQVFEQPGPSIPRAIVESVESCETSLRPLLVSHVMACGGNTLYPGFTKRLFRELMGDRVSSTKATVWAGSNRNFSVWLGASVVAHLSTYQSEWMSREEYGEHRRM, via the exons ATGGCTGCAAGAACCGTTATCATTGACCACGGGTCTGGCTTTTTGAAGGCTGGCACGGCTGGCTGGAATGAGCCTCAGATGGTCTTCCCGAACATCGTGAACTACCTACCGTGCAAGGAGAACCCTGGCCCCAGCTACGCCCGGAGGCGCGTGAGCCTGGGCATCGACATTTGCCATCCTGACACCTTTAGCTACCCCATCGAGCGGGGCCGCATCCTCAACTGGGAGGGCGTGCAGTACCTCTGGTCATTTGTGTTGGAGAACCACAAACGGGAGCACGAGGTCCCCCCTGTGATCATCACGGAGACCCCCTTGAGAGAGCCTGCGGACCGAAAGAagatgttggag ATCCTGTTTGAGTTGCTGCATGTCCCATCCGTTCTCCTGGCCGACCAGCTGCAGATGTCCCTGTATGCCTCTGGCCTCCTGACTGGAGTGGTGGTTGATTCTGGCTATGGCCTGACCCGCGTGCAGCCTTTCCACCAGGGCCGCCCCTTGCCCGCCAGTGGCAAGACGCTGGAGTTCGCCGGCCAGGATCTCTCGTCCTATCTCCTCAAGAGCCTCTTTAAGGAAGATTGCGATAGACGCAGCCTGTTTCAGCTGGAGACGGTCGCCATTACTCAGATGAACAAGTGCTACGTGCCGCAGAATCTGGGGGAGGCCCTGGACTTTCGTGAGAGGCAGAAGAGTGGTTTGGATGAGAGCAACACCTATCAGCTCCCAGACGGCTCCCGCGTGGAGCTGACCCCCATGCAGCGGGTGGCTCCTGAGATGTTCTTTAGCCCGCAGGTGTTCGAACAGCCAGGGCCCAGCATCCCACGGGCCATCGTGGAATCCGTGGAGTCCTGCGAGACTTCCCTGCGCCCCCTGCTGGTCTCCCATGTGATGGCCTGTGGGGGCAACACCCTCTATCCCGGGTTCACAAAGCGCCTGTTCAGGGAGCTGATGGGGGATCGTGTCTCTTCCACCAAGGCCACAGTCTGGGCGGGTTCCAATAGAAACTTCAGTGTCTGGCTAGGAGCGTCCGTGGTGGCCCACCTTTCTACCTACCAGTCTGAGTGGATGTCCCGAGAGGAGTATGGTGAGCATAGGAGGATGTGA